Proteins from a genomic interval of Phocoena phocoena chromosome 20, mPhoPho1.1, whole genome shotgun sequence:
- the LOC136140545 gene encoding thymosin beta-10-like, which yields MAEKPDMGEIASFYKAKLKKTEMEENTLPTKETIEQESK from the coding sequence ATGGCAGAGAAGCCAGACATGGGGGAAATCGCCAGCTTCTATAAGGCCAAGCTGAAGAAGACGGAGATGGAGGAGAACACCCTGCCGACCAAAGAGACCATCGAGCAGGAGAGCAAGTGA